One window of Acidobacteriota bacterium genomic DNA carries:
- a CDS encoding sulfotransferase, with the protein MANSSESQPHLFATSPLSLWWSLIREYGGVERRYWGKFAGILATSTLTAPLRLLERLRYGLLVAHDPDLGYVSTFHAVAAPFFLISRGWLERLLAGRLPSKRPMDNVAVSLDLPQEEELAVAAVSRLSSVHQLSFPGRAREIVAKMGAMRLTGAEMREWRDSYLHVLRKATLASEGRRLVLKSPANLGRTALLLRLFPDAKFIFVVRNPYVVFLSTMKLFRTLIPMYRLQDVDWDDIETSVFSNYVEMTRRYMHDRASIPKGNLIEVHFEDIEADAMGVLKRIYAALSLPGWDQAREPVEKYLGTLSGYRKNRYLFDRPLIDKVDREWRFAVREWGYEPPNTMD; encoded by the coding sequence ATGGCCAACTCCAGCGAATCTCAACCGCATCTGTTCGCAACCTCGCCGCTGTCCCTGTGGTGGAGCCTCATACGCGAATACGGCGGTGTAGAGCGGCGGTACTGGGGAAAGTTTGCGGGCATATTAGCGACGAGTACCCTCACGGCACCGTTGCGGCTCCTTGAGAGGCTTCGCTACGGCCTCCTGGTGGCGCATGATCCCGATCTGGGGTACGTGTCGACCTTTCATGCAGTCGCGGCCCCCTTCTTCCTGATCTCGCGCGGGTGGCTGGAGCGGCTCTTGGCCGGACGGCTCCCGTCGAAACGCCCGATGGACAATGTTGCGGTGTCCCTGGACCTCCCCCAGGAAGAGGAACTGGCCGTTGCCGCCGTGTCCCGGCTTTCGTCCGTGCACCAGCTCTCGTTTCCGGGGCGGGCAAGGGAAATCGTGGCGAAGATGGGGGCCATGCGGCTGACCGGGGCCGAGATGAGGGAGTGGCGGGACAGCTATCTGCACGTGCTGCGCAAGGCCACGCTGGCTTCGGAGGGACGCCGGCTGGTGCTCAAGTCGCCAGCCAACCTGGGCCGGACCGCCTTGCTGCTTCGACTGTTTCCCGACGCGAAATTCATCTTCGTCGTGCGCAATCCGTATGTCGTGTTCCTTTCCACGATGAAGCTCTTCCGTACTCTGATTCCCATGTACCGGCTTCAGGATGTGGACTGGGACGATATCGAAACCTCGGTGTTTTCCAACTACGTTGAAATGACCCGCCGGTACATGCACGACCGGGCGTCGATCCCGAAGGGGAACCTGATCGAAGTGCACTTCGAGGACATCGAGGCGGATGCGATGGGCGTCCTGAAACGCATCTATGCGGCGTTGAGTTTGCCGGGTTGGGACCAGGCGCGAGAGCCTGTCGAAAAATACCTCGGGACATTATCCGGCTACCGCAAGAACCGTTACCTGTTCGATCGGCCCCTGATTGACAAGGTGGACCGGGAGTGGCGGTTCGCCGTGCGTGAATGGGGCTACGAACCGCCGAACACAATGGACTGA
- a CDS encoding cytochrome P450, producing the protein MLRFAEELILLLLDKDTGALAPIPDRSLRCALAGSVLMDLALENRIDTDLERLFLVDSTPVGDGLLDPCLRSIASAAETRDPAYWIDRMAEPAHADQVQRRAFDRLVERGIVERETGGLLAVTRRVVRSRRYPQVDGDAGREVELRLMTGLFSEEVPAPRDVMLIALVNACGIFGRLLSPGEMAEVRDRIELICKMELIGRTVFAAIRKAGVPGVESVRRRRPALSSPAARTRALAAIPRADGGGLPIVGNAFGMMGDPVPYLARQYREIGPVFRLRAFSHSFTVLAGAEANMFLQRHGRLHLRNVEFYSGMTRALGAHRFVLGMDGAEHFRLRKALGHGYSRRYFLDRIDDAIEIVAREIGDLPERVPVPALPVLQRTIAKQIGVLCTGVQTDEYQRDLLAYVDRMIAVTTKRRPGFTMRTPRMRRLRARMDALCEHLVRLHEADRPRGKANLIDDVLALHRADPQFLPETELVSACIGPFIAGLHTAASVATCMLYALLKHPETLARMLPEVDELFAGGGPTAGKLHAMDVTHRVVMETLRLYRVAPVLVRTVVNTFEFAGFLIPAGTTVMFATTVPHVLPEYFPDPERFDIDRYARERAEHRVPGVYAPFGLGTHRCLGSGFAEVSLVLTLAAMLHGAEITMHPPSYRLKLSYSTVASPKSSFKIVITRRH; encoded by the coding sequence ATGCTTAGATTCGCCGAAGAACTGATTCTCCTTCTGCTCGACAAGGACACCGGCGCGCTCGCCCCGATTCCGGATCGATCCCTGCGGTGCGCCCTCGCCGGGTCCGTGCTGATGGACTTGGCGCTGGAGAATCGCATCGATACCGATCTTGAGCGCCTCTTCCTGGTCGATTCCACCCCCGTTGGCGACGGCCTGCTCGATCCCTGCCTAAGGTCGATCGCTTCGGCCGCCGAGACCCGGGACCCGGCCTACTGGATCGACCGCATGGCCGAACCGGCGCATGCGGACCAGGTGCAGAGGAGGGCTTTCGACCGTCTCGTCGAGCGGGGCATCGTAGAGCGAGAGACGGGCGGACTGCTTGCGGTGACGCGCAGGGTCGTCCGGTCGCGCCGGTATCCACAGGTGGACGGCGACGCCGGACGTGAAGTCGAACTGCGGCTCATGACCGGTCTCTTCTCGGAGGAGGTTCCGGCTCCCCGGGATGTCATGTTGATCGCGCTCGTGAATGCTTGCGGAATCTTCGGACGGTTGCTCTCACCCGGAGAAATGGCCGAGGTCCGGGACCGGATCGAACTCATCTGCAAGATGGAATTGATCGGCCGGACGGTCTTCGCAGCGATCCGCAAGGCGGGCGTTCCCGGCGTCGAGTCCGTCAGGCGGCGGAGGCCGGCCCTGAGTTCCCCGGCGGCTCGGACTCGGGCGCTGGCCGCCATACCCCGCGCCGACGGGGGTGGACTCCCCATCGTGGGCAACGCGTTCGGCATGATGGGAGATCCGGTACCCTACCTCGCCCGGCAATACCGCGAAATCGGACCGGTCTTCCGCCTCCGCGCGTTTTCGCACTCGTTCACGGTCCTCGCAGGTGCGGAAGCCAACATGTTCCTCCAGCGCCACGGCAGGCTGCACCTTCGCAATGTTGAATTCTACTCCGGTATGACGCGGGCCCTGGGCGCTCACCGGTTCGTCCTCGGGATGGACGGCGCCGAACATTTCCGCCTCCGCAAGGCTCTGGGGCACGGCTATTCGCGAAGGTATTTCCTCGACCGCATCGATGACGCAATCGAGATCGTGGCCCGGGAGATCGGCGACCTGCCCGAGCGCGTGCCGGTGCCGGCCTTGCCGGTGTTGCAACGCACCATCGCCAAGCAAATCGGAGTGCTCTGTACCGGTGTCCAGACAGACGAGTATCAAAGGGACCTCCTTGCATACGTGGACCGGATGATCGCGGTCACGACGAAGCGCCGTCCGGGGTTCACGATGCGAACACCGCGCATGCGGCGCTTGCGCGCCCGGATGGATGCACTGTGCGAGCACCTCGTGAGATTGCACGAAGCCGACCGGCCCCGGGGGAAGGCGAATCTGATCGACGATGTCTTGGCGCTGCACCGGGCCGACCCGCAGTTCCTGCCCGAAACGGAACTGGTGTCCGCCTGTATCGGACCTTTCATCGCCGGCCTGCACACCGCAGCCAGCGTCGCCACATGCATGCTGTACGCGCTGCTCAAGCACCCCGAGACGCTGGCGCGGATGCTCCCCGAGGTGGACGAGCTGTTCGCCGGCGGCGGTCCCACGGCCGGGAAGCTTCACGCGATGGATGTCACCCACCGCGTGGTGATGGAGACCCTGCGGCTATATCGAGTCGCACCGGTGCTGGTGCGAACGGTGGTCAACACCTTCGAGTTTGCCGGGTTTCTGATCCCGGCTGGCACGACGGTCATGTTCGCCACCACCGTGCCGCATGTCCTGCCGGAATACTTCCCCGACCCGGAACGGTTCGACATCGACCGCTACGCGCGGGAACGCGCCGAACACAGGGTGCCGGGAGTGTACGCACCTTTCGGCTTGGGCACGCACCGCTGCCTGGGCAGCGGCTTCGCGGAGGTCAGCCTTGTGCTGACGCTCGCGGCCATGCTGCACGGGGCCGAAATCACCATGCATCCGCCCAGCTATCGACTGAAGCTGAGCTATTCTACGGTGGCGTCTCCGAAATCCAGCTTCAAGATCGTCATTACCCGCCGCCACTGA
- a CDS encoding gamma-glutamyltransferase — translation MRNSTLILLILPGVLACLLATGWASGHITWKASGKGGAVAAGHPDAVAAGIRMLEAGGNAADAAAATLLALSVTDYGMFAIGGEIPFLIYDAEKKEVKVLSGLGRAPLDQAAIDWYYTNTIPAQGSMKAAPTPGAVDLCITALKLYGTKSFEEASAPVLEVLDAGSEEWHPKLAVTFRKLVEAEQKATGTREEKLTAARDRFYKGDVADELEAWYIATGSFLRKKDLAAHVTRVEDPVSVDYRGYTVYKCPSWTQGPALCQALRLLEGFDLKQMGHLSASYIHTLTESLKLAFADRDEYYGDPLFAQVPMKTLLSRDYARVRRTLIDPNRASLERRPGDPYHMKPLKGMMRAGDNPNRIPISDTTTCVVADKWGNVVAATPSCNLSGNVPGPSGVTTGNRLRSLNTTRGHPNRIQPGKRPRITLTPTLVTRDGKPVIAISVAGGDLQDQTTLNVLLNHVEFGMLPDQAVTASRFNTDHLQNSFDPNPNRDEAFVKAGSLRVHSGVGGQVQEELKQKGHRLTTTDGFIARPVMLFIDREKGVIHAAGDPAAGRHAAAID, via the coding sequence ATGCGCAACTCGACGTTGATTTTGTTGATTCTGCCGGGGGTCCTGGCGTGTTTGTTGGCGACCGGCTGGGCATCGGGCCACATCACTTGGAAGGCCTCGGGCAAGGGAGGCGCCGTGGCGGCCGGGCATCCCGACGCGGTGGCGGCCGGCATCCGGATGCTGGAAGCGGGCGGCAACGCCGCCGACGCGGCGGCCGCAACGCTGCTGGCGCTCTCGGTGACCGACTACGGGATGTTCGCCATCGGCGGCGAGATCCCGTTCCTCATCTACGACGCCGAGAAGAAAGAGGTGAAGGTTCTCTCCGGCCTGGGGCGCGCCCCCCTGGACCAGGCCGCCATCGACTGGTACTACACCAACACCATTCCGGCCCAGGGCAGCATGAAGGCCGCCCCGACGCCCGGGGCCGTGGACCTTTGCATCACCGCCCTGAAGCTGTATGGCACCAAGTCCTTCGAGGAAGCGTCGGCCCCGGTGCTGGAGGTCCTGGACGCCGGATCGGAAGAGTGGCATCCCAAGTTGGCCGTCACCTTCCGGAAACTCGTTGAAGCGGAACAGAAGGCTACCGGAACCCGAGAGGAGAAGCTGACGGCGGCCCGGGACCGCTTCTACAAAGGGGACGTGGCCGACGAGTTGGAGGCATGGTACATCGCCACCGGCTCCTTCCTCCGAAAGAAGGATCTGGCCGCTCACGTCACCCGCGTCGAAGATCCGGTTTCGGTGGACTACCGGGGATACACCGTCTACAAGTGCCCGTCCTGGACCCAGGGCCCGGCCCTGTGCCAGGCACTGAGGCTCTTGGAGGGGTTCGACCTGAAGCAGATGGGGCATCTCTCCGCCAGCTACATCCACACCCTCACCGAGTCGTTGAAGCTGGCCTTCGCCGACCGGGACGAATATTACGGCGACCCCCTCTTCGCCCAGGTCCCCATGAAGACCCTCCTGTCCCGGGACTATGCGCGGGTCCGCCGCACACTGATCGACCCAAACCGGGCGTCCCTGGAGCGCCGTCCCGGAGACCCGTACCACATGAAACCCCTCAAGGGCATGATGCGGGCCGGCGACAACCCGAACCGGATTCCCATCAGCGACACCACCACCTGCGTGGTGGCGGACAAGTGGGGCAACGTGGTGGCCGCCACCCCCAGTTGCAACCTTTCGGGCAACGTTCCGGGACCCTCGGGCGTCACCACGGGGAACCGGCTCCGGAGCCTGAACACGACCCGCGGCCATCCCAATCGCATCCAGCCGGGCAAACGGCCCCGCATCACCCTGACGCCCACCCTGGTCACCCGGGACGGCAAGCCGGTCATCGCCATCAGCGTGGCGGGAGGAGACCTCCAGGACCAGACCACGCTGAACGTGCTGTTGAATCACGTGGAGTTCGGCATGCTTCCGGACCAGGCGGTGACGGCGTCCCGCTTCAACACGGACCACCTCCAGAATTCCTTCGATCCCAATCCGAACCGAGACGAGGCATTCGTCAAGGCGGGAAGCCTGCGGGTCCACAGCGGTGTCGGCGGCCAGGTCCAGGAGGAATTGAAGCAAAAGGGGCACCGGCTGACCACCACCGACGGCTTCATCGCCCGGCCGGTGATGCTCTTCATCGACCGGGAAAAGGGAGTCATCCACGCCGCGGGGGATCCGGCCGCGGGCCGTCACGCCGCCGCCATCGACTAG
- a CDS encoding GIY-YIG nuclease family protein: protein MADPFTIRIFVPDGDPEGVLIIDRMNWTGLVLVFPRAKWPNIRKRPEMLRTGVYVLDGYKNDEDDLPTIYVGQADSVGSRIQSHFTKKDFWDRGVVFVSSSDGLNRAHVTWLEHALIKRAAEVKRYHLDNGNAPQEPGLSEAEKADTQGFLNEILQILPLVGLRAFKYPKAVVTPPPPVPPGGGGPLPSKQDTIIVPAQKKGFDDVFLGQDCWYAIRISGGMLDKIKYIAGYQSRPVSAITHYAPVSRIESYGEAGKYKVIFSAKAKTVGPIPYDDAPPGTMQGPRYTSISKLQTATKLTDLFGKG, encoded by the coding sequence ATGGCAGACCCTTTCACCATACGCATCTTTGTGCCGGACGGCGACCCAGAGGGCGTTCTCATTATCGACCGCATGAACTGGACTGGCCTGGTCTTGGTATTCCCGCGCGCCAAGTGGCCCAATATACGGAAAAGACCCGAGATGTTGCGAACCGGTGTTTATGTCCTCGACGGCTACAAGAACGACGAGGACGATCTTCCGACTATTTACGTGGGGCAGGCCGACAGTGTTGGCAGCCGGATCCAATCACACTTCACAAAGAAGGACTTCTGGGATCGGGGTGTGGTGTTTGTCTCTAGCAGTGACGGCCTGAATCGCGCCCATGTGACTTGGCTGGAGCACGCCTTGATCAAAAGGGCGGCAGAAGTGAAGCGCTACCACCTCGACAACGGTAATGCGCCACAGGAACCGGGGCTTAGCGAAGCGGAAAAGGCGGACACGCAGGGATTTCTAAACGAGATCCTACAAATCCTGCCGCTCGTCGGCTTGCGGGCTTTCAAGTACCCGAAGGCAGTCGTTACGCCCCCGCCCCCTGTTCCGCCTGGTGGTGGAGGACCTCTGCCCTCTAAGCAAGACACAATTATCGTACCAGCCCAGAAGAAGGGTTTTGACGACGTGTTCCTGGGCCAGGATTGTTGGTATGCGATCCGCATTTCCGGTGGCATGCTCGACAAGATCAAGTACATCGCCGGATACCAATCCCGACCGGTGTCGGCCATCACCCACTATGCGCCGGTGTCCCGCATCGAGTCTTACGGCGAGGCCGGAAAGTACAAGGTCATCTTCTCGGCAAAGGCGAAGACGGTCGGCCCGATCCCGTATGACGATGCGCCACCTGGGACGATGCAGGGGCCCCGCTATACCAGCATTTCCAAGCTACAGACAGCCACCAAATTGACTGACCTGTTCGGCAAGGGGTGA
- a CDS encoding acyl carrier protein: protein MAGTESRLVALIDEHLDLGRAPDLDRGLANSGISALNAVAFIKVVEREFDVSIPPEDCDTIETLGKLIAHVDSKLG, encoded by the coding sequence ATGGCCGGAACCGAAAGCCGCCTCGTGGCACTAATCGACGAACACCTGGACCTTGGCCGCGCGCCCGATCTCGACCGGGGACTCGCCAATTCCGGCATATCAGCGCTGAACGCCGTGGCCTTCATCAAGGTCGTCGAGCGGGAGTTCGACGTTTCGATCCCGCCCGAGGATTGCGACACGATCGAAACCCTTGGGAAGCTCATCGCCCACGTGGATTCGAAGCTTGGCTGA
- a CDS encoding alpha/beta hydrolase, with amino-acid sequence FDLVLYDLRNHGWNAPGPLHSHHVPTLIDDHLRIQDAIEQGFGKKPQAGVFHSLSGLVSLLSPSRGGEFVARVLFDPPLCEFGPAREECPDVARRAAAMTLARTARYPTRADFAEVLHYMPAFQYVVPGVRRLMARTTLRRSPDGDGYILRCPREYEARIYRYGGQYAALIDFGALACPTMVMGADPAIPYTYFPTTELHHIPTVDYAYLPGGTHLLQLEQPEASAAATLDYLKASGLF; translated from the coding sequence TTCGATCTCGTGCTCTACGACCTCAGGAACCACGGCTGGAATGCTCCCGGGCCGTTGCACAGCCACCATGTGCCCACACTCATCGATGACCACCTGCGCATCCAGGATGCCATCGAGCAGGGATTCGGGAAGAAGCCGCAGGCCGGCGTGTTCCATTCTCTCTCGGGCCTGGTCTCGCTGCTGTCCCCCTCGCGAGGGGGAGAGTTCGTGGCCCGCGTTCTCTTCGATCCGCCGCTGTGCGAATTCGGCCCTGCCCGGGAGGAGTGTCCCGACGTGGCAAGGCGGGCGGCTGCGATGACGCTTGCGCGCACGGCCCGGTACCCGACCCGCGCGGACTTCGCGGAGGTGCTTCATTACATGCCCGCCTTCCAGTACGTCGTCCCCGGCGTCCGCCGCCTCATGGCCCGGACGACGCTGCGCCGAAGCCCGGACGGGGACGGCTACATTCTTCGTTGTCCCCGCGAATATGAGGCCCGGATCTACAGGTACGGCGGACAGTATGCGGCGTTGATCGACTTTGGGGCACTCGCCTGCCCGACGATGGTCATGGGGGCCGACCCCGCCATCCCGTACACCTATTTCCCGACTACCGAACTCCATCATATCCCGACCGTGGACTACGCCTATCTGCCCGGAGGGACGCACCTACTGCAACTGGAGCAGCCGGAGGCGAGCGCGGCGGCGACGCTGGACTATTTGAAGGCAAGCGGCCTTTTCTGA
- a CDS encoding amidase: MPSDPETESPSSLNRREFIGAGAIGTAAAAAPAACRTEPPQETRANPPSVAPFELDEVSILDLQRRMDSGQETARSIAEKYLLRIEEIDGRGPSLRSVIEVNPEALAIADSLDRERRESGARGPLHGIPILIKDNIDTADRMTTTAGSLALEGSVAQRDSFVASKLREAGAVLLGKTNLSEWANFRSTRSTSGWSGRGGLTRNPYALNRNPCGSSSGSGVAASANLCSAAIGTETDGSIVCPSTANGIVGIKPTVGLVSRTGIIPISQSQDTAGPMARTVADAVAVLGALTGVDPADPHTPASQGRSHADYSRFLDPSGLRGARVGLVRRLLGFHPDVDRIVEEAVAAMRTQGSVVVDPVDIPTWGRWSESEREVMYYEFKAGLNAYLAGLGGSRRVTSLKDLIRFNEENADREMPYFGQEHFIQAQAKGPLTDKRYRDALARNHRLSREEGIDRVMDEHRLDALLAPTGGPAWVTDLVNGDSYGGGSSGGAAVSGYPNVTVPAGFVHGLPVGISFFGRAWSEGKLIRLAYAFEQATQARRAPQFRPAAV, translated from the coding sequence ATGCCATCCGATCCCGAAACGGAATCTCCTTCCAGCCTGAATCGCCGCGAGTTCATCGGCGCCGGTGCAATTGGGACAGCCGCCGCGGCGGCGCCCGCCGCATGCCGGACGGAACCTCCTCAGGAGACCCGGGCGAATCCTCCATCCGTCGCTCCCTTCGAGCTGGACGAGGTCTCCATCCTGGATCTCCAGCGAAGGATGGACTCGGGACAGGAGACGGCTCGCTCCATTGCCGAGAAATACCTGCTCCGCATCGAGGAGATCGATGGCCGGGGTCCGTCGCTCCGTTCCGTCATCGAGGTCAATCCTGAGGCCCTCGCCATCGCCGATTCCCTGGATCGGGAACGGCGGGAGTCCGGTGCGCGAGGACCGCTGCACGGCATTCCCATCCTGATCAAGGACAACATCGACACGGCCGACCGGATGACGACCACCGCCGGTTCGCTGGCGCTCGAGGGTTCCGTTGCGCAACGGGACTCGTTCGTGGCCAGTAAGCTCCGGGAAGCGGGGGCGGTCCTGCTGGGGAAGACCAACCTCAGCGAGTGGGCCAACTTCCGCTCCACCCGCTCCACCAGCGGCTGGAGCGGACGCGGCGGCCTCACCCGGAATCCCTACGCCCTGAACCGCAATCCCTGCGGGTCCAGCTCGGGGTCTGGAGTGGCGGCGTCGGCCAACCTCTGCTCCGCCGCCATCGGAACCGAGACCGACGGGTCCATCGTCTGTCCTTCGACGGCCAACGGGATCGTGGGCATCAAACCGACGGTGGGGCTGGTCAGCCGGACCGGGATCATTCCCATTTCCCAGAGCCAGGATACGGCCGGACCCATGGCGCGGACGGTGGCGGACGCCGTGGCGGTCCTGGGAGCCCTGACCGGAGTCGACCCCGCCGACCCCCACACGCCGGCGAGCCAGGGACGGTCGCACGCCGACTACAGCCGGTTTCTGGACCCTTCCGGGCTTCGCGGAGCCCGAGTCGGACTGGTCCGCCGGCTTCTGGGCTTTCATCCGGACGTGGACCGCATCGTAGAAGAGGCGGTGGCGGCCATGCGGACCCAGGGATCGGTGGTCGTCGATCCCGTAGACATTCCGACTTGGGGACGGTGGAGCGAGTCGGAGCGTGAGGTCATGTACTACGAGTTCAAGGCCGGGCTGAACGCCTATCTGGCCGGACTGGGAGGGTCGCGGCGGGTCACGTCACTGAAGGATCTCATCCGGTTCAACGAAGAGAATGCGGATCGGGAGATGCCCTACTTCGGCCAGGAACATTTCATTCAGGCCCAGGCGAAGGGACCCCTGACCGACAAGAGATACCGGGACGCCCTGGCTCGGAACCATCGCCTGAGCCGAGAAGAGGGAATCGACCGGGTGATGGACGAGCATCGGTTGGACGCCCTGCTGGCGCCCACCGGTGGTCCGGCTTGGGTCACCGACCTAGTGAATGGCGACAGCTACGGAGGGGGCAGTTCCGGCGGCGCGGCGGTGTCGGGCTATCCCAACGTTACCGTTCCTGCGGGGTTCGTCCACGGCCTTCCGGTGGGGATCTCTTTTTTCGGGCGTGCCTGGAGCGAAGGAAAGCTCATCCGGCTGGCGTACGCGTTCGAGCAGGCCACGCAGGCGCGCCGGGCCCCGCAGTTTCGTCCGGCTGCCGTTTAA
- a CDS encoding beta-galactosidase yields MNRRKFLALSGTAMTAGTWPAVSAPAAREQRPGLSEEFLLGVEYYRAPMPPQEFWDQDFADIRRAGLRIVRTFSYWNWMEPQPGKYELDDFDRLFELAHKHDLLVWFDMTLATHGAAPEWMRRRHPDMRVVSSEGVVAVPRAGNAAPQGRQWHCYDHPKWREYGGAILKTVVDRYKDAPNLIMWSVWDGVAPAAAHYGFPKGCYCQHSIAAYRDWLKRRFSLDQLNRKLHRRYRDWADVEPARSNSAIVEMMLWQEFQNEDLRDQVRWQVEVVRSLDDRHEVRGHGAYFPRIWDEISAREFDSWGFSSRSNDFLSGDDPYRFAETCFATDWSRSIGTGGRWWYEEIYAGMNPGGIHHKRQTTPEEISVNMWLALARGGSGALFWQYRPEYMSFEAPGLNLVSLGGVRLPRLEAAEKTIRQMERVRPHLPLRVPRAEMAIVYHEKSDLLHRFGKAGTDYRESLRGTYRTLWEHNIPVDVVSPRMDWDGYKLVYLPRTAVLDEELVAKIRRIVSGGEGPRLVADGPFGTNAENGRFSFDPPEGLSELLGVKTLDHSRITAKEIRDRTNHLRLEGDELAIGRECNFIGLQVSDPARAIAWYGDEVVGIQTSGRRFTWITISLWEGFENSVRGKLLVPLVQSLGVDSPVRSEGDRIIVQLAQAREDGVLMFLFNVEPQAAETELAPKWSFSKVQDLIGGQAVPVREGRFNVQVPRQEVRVLHLS; encoded by the coding sequence CGGAGTCGAGTACTACCGGGCGCCCATGCCTCCCCAAGAGTTCTGGGACCAGGATTTCGCCGACATCCGGCGCGCCGGCCTGCGCATCGTCCGGACCTTCTCCTACTGGAACTGGATGGAGCCTCAGCCCGGGAAATACGAGCTGGACGACTTCGACCGGCTTTTCGAGCTGGCGCATAAGCACGACCTCCTGGTCTGGTTCGACATGACGCTGGCCACCCATGGCGCCGCGCCCGAGTGGATGAGGCGCCGTCATCCCGATATGCGTGTGGTGTCGAGCGAGGGAGTGGTCGCGGTGCCCCGGGCCGGAAACGCCGCGCCCCAGGGCCGTCAGTGGCACTGCTACGACCACCCCAAGTGGCGGGAGTATGGAGGCGCCATTCTGAAAACGGTCGTGGACCGCTACAAGGACGCGCCGAACCTGATCATGTGGAGCGTCTGGGACGGGGTGGCGCCGGCGGCCGCGCACTACGGGTTTCCCAAGGGCTGCTATTGCCAGCACTCCATCGCCGCCTACCGCGACTGGCTGAAGCGGCGTTTCAGCCTGGATCAACTCAACCGGAAGCTGCACCGCCGCTACCGGGACTGGGCGGACGTGGAGCCGGCCCGGTCCAATTCGGCCATCGTCGAGATGATGTTGTGGCAGGAATTCCAGAACGAAGACCTGCGGGACCAGGTCCGGTGGCAGGTGGAAGTGGTCCGGAGCCTGGACGACCGTCACGAGGTCCGGGGACACGGGGCGTACTTTCCTCGAATCTGGGACGAGATCAGCGCCCGGGAGTTCGATTCGTGGGGGTTCTCCTCCCGCAGCAACGACTTTCTCAGTGGCGACGACCCCTACCGTTTCGCCGAGACCTGTTTCGCCACGGACTGGTCGCGCAGCATCGGTACCGGCGGCCGCTGGTGGTACGAGGAGATCTACGCCGGGATGAACCCGGGCGGCATACACCATAAACGGCAGACGACTCCCGAGGAGATCAGCGTCAACATGTGGCTGGCGCTGGCGCGGGGAGGCTCCGGCGCCCTGTTCTGGCAGTACCGTCCCGAGTACATGAGCTTCGAGGCTCCGGGTCTGAACCTGGTCTCTCTGGGCGGCGTGCGGCTGCCGCGGCTGGAAGCGGCGGAAAAAACGATCCGGCAGATGGAGCGGGTGCGGCCCCACCTTCCGCTCCGGGTGCCCAGAGCCGAGATGGCCATCGTCTACCACGAGAAGAGCGACCTGCTGCACCGGTTCGGCAAGGCCGGAACGGACTATCGAGAGAGCCTCAGAGGCACCTACCGGACGCTGTGGGAGCACAACATCCCCGTGGACGTGGTCAGTCCCCGCATGGATTGGGACGGCTACAAGCTGGTCTATCTCCCCCGGACGGCCGTCCTCGATGAGGAGCTGGTGGCGAAGATCAGGCGCATCGTCAGTGGTGGCGAGGGTCCCCGCCTGGTGGCCGACGGACCGTTCGGAACCAACGCCGAAAACGGCCGCTTCAGTTTCGATCCGCCCGAGGGTTTGTCCGAGCTGTTGGGCGTCAAGACCCTGGACCACAGCCGGATCACGGCCAAGGAAATCCGCGACCGGACGAATCACTTGCGGCTGGAAGGGGACGAGCTTGCCATCGGCCGGGAGTGCAACTTCATCGGACTGCAGGTGTCGGATCCGGCCCGGGCGATCGCCTGGTACGGCGATGAGGTGGTCGGGATTCAGACCTCCGGCCGGCGCTTCACCTGGATCACCATTTCGCTTTGGGAAGGATTCGAGAATTCCGTGAGAGGCAAGTTGCTGGTTCCGCTGGTGCAGTCATTGGGCGTCGATTCCCCGGTCCGCTCGGAGGGCGATCGGATCATCGTGCAACTGGCCCAGGCCAGGGAGGATGGGGTGCTGATGTTCCTCTTCAACGTGGAGCCACAGGCCGCCGAAACCGAACTGGCGCCCAAGTGGAGCTTCTCGAAGGTTCAGGATCTGATCGGCGGGCAGGCCGTGCCGGTGCGGGAAGGGCGGTTCAACGTCCAGGTTCCGCGCCAGGAGGTGAGGGTCCTGCATCTCAGCTAG